One segment of Paenibacillus rhizovicinus DNA contains the following:
- a CDS encoding sugar phosphate isomerase/epimerase family protein translates to MKLAFSTLACPDWSWERILQEASALGYDGIEIRGIGQEMMLHECTPFLPEHIDRSMRQLRQHGLAIISLDTSCVFHDPAKLEAAIEEGKAAVDLAEKLGVPYIRVFGDAIPDERQREATIAQVARGLQAVCRHAEGTGVSVLIETHGDFSDSRSLQAVMEQVDSSAFGVLWDINNPYKYGDGEPLETTYERLGRYIKHTHIKDTSGADMHGPIALCGEGNVPIRECVRLLADKGYEGWLSFEWEKRWVPEIAGPEVALPHFIRYIKA, encoded by the coding sequence ATGAAATTGGCTTTTTCCACACTGGCATGCCCGGACTGGAGCTGGGAGCGGATCCTGCAGGAAGCGTCCGCACTCGGGTATGACGGAATCGAAATCCGCGGCATCGGGCAAGAAATGATGCTTCACGAATGCACGCCGTTCCTGCCCGAACATATCGATCGGTCGATGCGGCAGCTGCGGCAGCATGGACTGGCCATCATCAGCTTGGACACGTCCTGCGTCTTTCACGATCCGGCGAAGCTGGAGGCCGCGATCGAAGAAGGCAAAGCGGCGGTCGATCTGGCCGAGAAGCTCGGCGTTCCTTATATCCGGGTGTTCGGAGATGCGATTCCGGACGAGCGGCAGCGCGAGGCGACGATCGCGCAAGTCGCGAGGGGGCTGCAGGCGGTCTGCCGCCATGCGGAAGGCACGGGCGTCAGCGTGCTCATCGAAACGCACGGCGACTTCTCGGATTCGCGCAGCCTGCAGGCCGTGATGGAACAGGTCGACTCCAGCGCGTTCGGCGTGCTCTGGGACATCAACAATCCGTACAAATACGGCGACGGGGAGCCGCTTGAAACGACTTACGAACGACTAGGGCGTTATATCAAGCATACGCATATCAAAGACACGAGCGGCGCGGACATGCATGGACCGATCGCGCTGTGCGGCGAGGGCAACGTGCCCATTCGGGAATGCGTCCGGCTGCTGGCCGACAAAGGCTATGAAGGCTGGCTGTCCTTCGAATGGGAGAAGCGATGGGTGCCGGAGATTGCCGGCCCGGAAGTCGCGCTGCCGCATTTCATCCGTTATATCAAGGCATAG
- a CDS encoding FUSC family protein, with protein sequence MSNYDQGNTGLGFIWRYTLQWSNETPINYPQVIAGFIGMAGCLAIGFYLNNLMFGLLATFGVMITTDTASDGTTRTYITELFRTLATGTVAIVIGITIAGHGWLTAGLIVMISTLAALLGGISRSAAIAGVQLVILAIIGSSMGDGGLDQEMFKIPVYFATGSLLGLIVAVIAGFLMQQPRDRVRSAPPAKISYKQRFTHWRRKLAHFAGWKYTVRVALCMTAAQSIGIVLHLERSYWIGLTVAIVLKRDLAYSQRRIFQRGLGTAAGVLLGSCLLLWSLPQWDSVVVIGLLGALRPIFKNRSYVIYAMLMTPLMFMMFSTGSPVTSHLLEDRLLDTMIGCVLAYVLGFYIWKDNSQGNVKEA encoded by the coding sequence ATGAGTAACTATGACCAAGGGAACACAGGCTTAGGATTCATCTGGAGATACACGCTGCAGTGGTCAAATGAAACGCCGATCAATTACCCGCAAGTAATCGCAGGATTTATCGGGATGGCAGGCTGCCTTGCCATAGGATTCTATTTGAACAATCTCATGTTCGGATTACTAGCTACTTTTGGCGTCATGATCACGACGGATACCGCGTCCGACGGAACGACCAGGACATACATAACCGAGCTGTTTCGTACACTGGCGACAGGGACGGTTGCCATCGTTATAGGCATAACTATAGCAGGACACGGTTGGTTGACGGCTGGATTAATCGTAATGATCTCGACATTGGCGGCGCTGCTGGGAGGAATAAGCAGGTCCGCTGCGATAGCCGGCGTCCAACTTGTGATCCTTGCCATCATTGGTTCCAGCATGGGCGATGGAGGATTGGATCAGGAGATGTTCAAAATCCCTGTTTATTTTGCAACGGGTTCTTTGTTAGGACTAATCGTAGCTGTCATTGCCGGCTTCCTCATGCAGCAACCGCGGGACCGCGTACGATCCGCTCCGCCCGCTAAAATTTCTTATAAGCAGCGATTTACGCACTGGCGACGTAAATTAGCCCATTTTGCAGGCTGGAAATACACAGTTCGTGTCGCGTTATGCATGACGGCGGCACAATCGATCGGGATCGTCCTCCATCTTGAACGTTCCTATTGGATCGGCTTAACGGTGGCGATTGTCCTCAAGCGTGATTTAGCCTATTCACAAAGACGTATTTTTCAACGAGGCCTAGGTACGGCGGCGGGCGTACTGCTCGGAAGCTGTCTGTTGCTGTGGTCTCTGCCGCAATGGGATAGCGTGGTCGTTATCGGATTGCTTGGCGCGCTTCGTCCTATTTTCAAAAATCGAAGTTATGTGATCTATGCCATGCTTATGACACCGTTGATGTTCATGATGTTCAGCACCGGCAGTCCGGTGACGTCGCATCTGTTAGAAGATCGATTACTCGATACAATGATCGGCTGCGTGCTTGCTTATGTGCTTGGTTTCTATATATGGAAAGACAACTCCCAAGGAAACGTTAAGGAAGCATGA
- a CDS encoding DUF4091 domain-containing protein, with translation MTYAVWAVNDGEKVLKDDPANPNKDGNSVWDGQTIRLFGARNETVAFQVIVETGDTEISGLYVEMSELVHAEHGECRIENAAALDADQTDYVGRRIEVFTQHYLYVSPDLSTAPQWFYEESAPPLHRSGWIPDALIPADARPRQGGQPVRVSARSNQGFWIDVYIPREEALKPGVYRGSVTVRSGETDIRTLPVELQLYDFALPDENHSLTFVYTNDVSEYFPDTPDIRDRFRRMAHRHRFDLVGSEPHGKPFDEEMLEQYAPYLNGSFFTKANGYEGPGEGVGEGVFPIGMYGSKVLGSEPEAMQREADKWVSYFEELNWPGTYFCYLIDEPLPAKYEWIREQANIIHGSEGAGKRLPLLTTRCYTPEIEDAIDIWCAHTIDPESAERCRETGDKLWFYNGYRPYHGSLILEAEAVDMRVNSWLRFRYGIEGYFVWHGTHWRHNHQGPRGRWNQNVFGYAVTFMYVAKNEAAYYGEDGVHFGNGDGLLFYPGREPFFREQDRGIDGPISSIRMKNLRRGIQDYEYLWLAAQRGRQAEADAIAREAVPAGMHETVADGQASWSSCGSKWDGYRRQAAELIAAAAVEQA, from the coding sequence ATGACGTACGCGGTATGGGCCGTGAACGACGGCGAGAAAGTATTGAAGGACGATCCGGCGAATCCGAATAAGGACGGCAACAGCGTCTGGGACGGACAAACGATCCGGCTGTTCGGCGCCAGGAACGAGACGGTCGCCTTTCAAGTGATCGTGGAGACCGGCGATACCGAAATATCCGGCCTCTATGTGGAGATGTCCGAGCTTGTCCATGCGGAGCACGGAGAGTGCCGAATCGAGAACGCCGCTGCACTGGACGCGGATCAGACGGATTATGTCGGACGGCGAATCGAAGTGTTTACGCAGCATTACTTGTATGTCTCCCCGGACCTCAGCACGGCGCCCCAATGGTTCTATGAAGAATCCGCGCCGCCACTGCACCGCTCCGGCTGGATCCCGGACGCGCTTATTCCCGCGGATGCCCGTCCGCGGCAGGGCGGTCAGCCGGTGCGCGTGTCCGCGCGTTCGAATCAAGGCTTCTGGATTGACGTCTACATCCCGCGCGAAGAGGCGCTGAAACCAGGCGTTTATCGCGGCAGCGTCACGGTCCGAAGCGGCGAAACGGATATTCGGACGCTGCCAGTCGAGCTTCAGCTCTATGACTTCGCGCTGCCTGACGAGAATCACTCGCTCACGTTCGTTTATACCAATGACGTATCCGAGTATTTCCCCGATACGCCGGACATCCGGGACCGGTTCCGCCGAATGGCGCACCGCCACCGCTTCGACCTCGTCGGCTCCGAGCCCCATGGCAAGCCGTTCGATGAAGAGATGCTGGAGCAGTACGCCCCCTACCTGAACGGATCGTTCTTCACGAAGGCGAACGGCTATGAAGGACCCGGCGAAGGCGTCGGGGAAGGCGTGTTTCCGATCGGCATGTACGGCTCCAAGGTACTCGGCAGCGAACCGGAAGCGATGCAGCGTGAAGCGGACAAATGGGTCTCGTACTTCGAGGAGCTGAATTGGCCCGGCACCTACTTCTGCTATCTGATCGATGAGCCGCTGCCGGCCAAGTATGAATGGATCCGCGAACAAGCGAACATCATTCACGGCTCCGAAGGCGCCGGCAAGCGGCTCCCGCTGCTCACGACAAGGTGCTATACGCCGGAGATCGAGGATGCCATCGATATCTGGTGCGCGCATACAATCGATCCGGAATCGGCGGAGCGCTGCCGGGAAACCGGTGACAAGCTGTGGTTCTATAACGGCTACCGGCCTTATCATGGTTCCTTGATTCTGGAAGCGGAAGCGGTGGACATGCGGGTCAACTCGTGGCTGCGCTTCCGATACGGCATCGAGGGCTACTTCGTCTGGCATGGCACGCACTGGCGGCATAATCATCAAGGCCCGCGGGGACGCTGGAATCAGAACGTCTTCGGCTATGCCGTGACGTTCATGTACGTGGCGAAGAACGAAGCCGCCTATTACGGCGAAGACGGCGTTCACTTCGGCAACGGGGACGGCCTCTTGTTCTATCCCGGCCGCGAGCCGTTCTTCCGCGAGCAGGACCGCGGCATCGACGGGCCGATCAGCTCGATTCGGATGAAGAATCTGCGTCGCGGCATCCAGGATTACGAATATTTATGGCTCGCCGCGCAGCGCGGCCGGCAAGCCGAGGCGGACGCCATCGCGCGCGAAGCGGTCCCGGCCGGCATGCACGAGACCGTCGCGGACGGCCAGGCCTCCTGGTCCTCCTGCGGCAGCAAGTGGGACGGCTACCGGAGGCAGGCGGCGGAATTGATCGCCGCGGCTGCGGTAGAGCAAGCTTAG
- a CDS encoding carbohydrate ABC transporter permease, with amino-acid sequence MPIKRTLSDRIADGINLFLLLLLAFVMIFPFYYIIAVSFSSYEEYVNTELLLFPKTWVLDAYRFIFDSKEFIRSIGVTVYITIVGSVVSLLLTSTMAFALTRRLWGQRFYLFLVLFTFIFGAGMIPTYLIVKATGLIDSYWSLIIPDAIGSFNLIVMRQFFLSIPEELNEAAVIDGANDLQIFTRIILPLSKPALAAFGLFYAVSQWNTYFTAILYLNDPAKWTVQVILRQIVILDDATNTLASAARDAAQSAHLPPPETIGMAAIILATVPILIVYPFLQKHFAKGVMLGSVKG; translated from the coding sequence ATGCCAATCAAACGAACCTTGTCGGACCGTATTGCCGACGGCATCAACCTGTTCCTGCTGCTGCTGCTGGCGTTTGTCATGATATTCCCGTTCTATTACATTATCGCGGTATCCTTCTCTTCCTACGAGGAGTACGTGAACACCGAGCTGCTCCTGTTCCCCAAGACGTGGGTGCTGGACGCGTACCGATTCATCTTCGACTCCAAAGAGTTCATCCGCTCCATCGGCGTGACCGTGTATATCACAATCGTCGGCTCCGTCGTGAGCCTGCTTCTTACCTCCACGATGGCGTTCGCGCTGACCAGAAGGCTATGGGGGCAGCGGTTCTATCTGTTCCTCGTCTTGTTTACCTTCATCTTCGGCGCCGGCATGATTCCGACTTACCTGATCGTCAAAGCGACGGGCCTCATCGATTCCTACTGGTCGCTCATCATCCCGGATGCCATCGGCTCCTTTAACCTGATCGTCATGCGGCAGTTCTTCCTGAGCATTCCGGAGGAGCTGAACGAAGCGGCCGTCATCGACGGCGCGAACGATTTGCAAATCTTCACCCGTATCATTCTTCCGCTCTCCAAACCGGCGCTTGCCGCCTTCGGCCTCTTCTATGCGGTCAGCCAATGGAACACCTACTTTACCGCCATCCTGTACTTGAATGATCCGGCAAAATGGACCGTGCAGGTCATTCTGCGCCAAATCGTCATTTTGGACGATGCGACTAACACGCTGGCCTCGGCAGCGCGCGACGCCGCGCAGTCCGCGCACTTGCCGCCGCCGGAGACGATCGGCATGGCAGCCATTATTTTAGCGACGGTGCCGATTCTGATCGTGTATCCGTTTCTGCAAAAGCATTTTGCCAAGGGGGTGATGCTGGGATCGGTGAAAGGATAA
- a CDS encoding extracellular solute-binding protein, with protein MKTKMKAPSTKKLVTLIAAVCLVTGIAGCGGSNDNNKESNTANTTPTTDSGNGNAPATTDNQPANATNNKTDNQAAADPVTKKLDISAIQGTWASPLPDPNGNGAKMIDEKFNIDLKSQFVPYDEYANKLPVVMAAGDLPDMIGMEGVDANFVKWARQGAFLPLNDYIDKYEALKSIPKNVWDAVTVDGKIYGIPNYFPAKYGKKPIIRKDWLDNLGLSMPTNYDEFEKVAIAFTKDDPDKNGKKDTLGLGLAKGIVYGSWMGAEWDSGWYNKNDKGQLIPGNISDGFKKQVTVLHDLYQAGAVSKDWAVTKSSDARKDFFAGKTGIFYEQPYDISETRFKQLKEANPAAELAVIPPFVQDDGQQGFSGLPGYYELHSLNAKLKDDPDKINRILEMINYFMTFIPVDQRNDQNADFDWQNGGVGKGYNMENGVAINIDGAASEMPTMYLGLRYWAPTDEDTQPAMVLQDPFTKGFVQSAVDLLKSTKTYLDPVNRIHSDLLFANGSELDQTIADHQTRMIVGQEPISDWDKMVKEYLSKGGQAIIDQVNQQLDESGIVGEWK; from the coding sequence ATGAAAACGAAGATGAAAGCGCCGAGTACGAAGAAACTCGTGACGCTGATCGCGGCTGTCTGCCTCGTAACCGGAATTGCCGGCTGCGGCGGCTCTAACGACAACAACAAAGAGAGCAATACGGCGAATACGACGCCAACGACCGATTCCGGCAATGGCAATGCTCCGGCAACGACGGACAATCAACCAGCGAACGCGACGAATAATAAAACCGATAATCAAGCCGCTGCCGATCCGGTTACCAAGAAACTCGACATTTCCGCCATTCAAGGCACCTGGGCAAGTCCTCTTCCGGACCCGAACGGGAACGGCGCCAAGATGATCGACGAGAAATTCAACATCGACCTCAAGTCGCAGTTCGTGCCTTATGACGAGTATGCCAACAAGCTGCCGGTCGTTATGGCGGCCGGCGACCTGCCGGATATGATCGGCATGGAAGGCGTCGACGCCAACTTCGTCAAATGGGCGCGGCAGGGCGCGTTCCTCCCGCTGAACGACTACATCGATAAATACGAGGCGCTCAAGAGCATACCGAAGAACGTTTGGGACGCCGTGACCGTCGACGGGAAGATCTACGGCATTCCGAATTATTTCCCGGCCAAATACGGCAAGAAGCCAATCATCCGCAAAGACTGGCTCGACAATCTCGGCCTGTCGATGCCGACGAATTACGACGAGTTCGAGAAAGTAGCCATTGCCTTCACGAAAGACGATCCGGATAAGAACGGCAAGAAGGATACGCTCGGCTTAGGTCTCGCCAAGGGGATCGTCTACGGTTCCTGGATGGGCGCGGAGTGGGACAGCGGCTGGTATAACAAGAATGACAAGGGCCAGCTGATTCCGGGCAATATTTCCGACGGTTTCAAGAAGCAGGTCACGGTGCTCCATGATCTGTATCAGGCAGGCGCGGTCAGCAAGGACTGGGCCGTCACGAAGTCGAGCGACGCCCGCAAAGACTTCTTCGCCGGCAAAACCGGTATCTTCTACGAGCAGCCGTACGATATTTCGGAAACGCGCTTCAAGCAGCTGAAGGAAGCGAATCCGGCGGCCGAGCTCGCGGTCATTCCGCCGTTCGTGCAGGATGACGGGCAGCAAGGCTTCAGCGGCTTGCCGGGCTATTATGAATTGCACAGCTTGAACGCGAAGCTGAAGGACGATCCGGACAAAATCAACCGCATCCTCGAAATGATCAACTACTTCATGACGTTCATTCCGGTCGATCAACGCAATGATCAGAATGCGGATTTTGACTGGCAGAACGGCGGCGTAGGCAAAGGCTACAACATGGAGAACGGCGTGGCCATCAACATCGACGGTGCGGCCAGCGAGATGCCGACGATGTATTTAGGCTTGCGGTACTGGGCGCCGACGGACGAGGATACGCAGCCGGCAATGGTGCTGCAGGATCCGTTCACGAAAGGATTCGTGCAATCGGCGGTCGATCTGCTGAAGTCGACGAAAACGTATCTGGATCCGGTCAATCGGATCCACTCCGACCTGCTGTTCGCGAACGGTTCCGAGCTGGATCAGACGATCGCCGATCACCAGACGCGGATGATCGTCGGCCAGGAGCCGATTTCGGATTGGGATAAGATGGTCAAGGAATATCTCAGCAAAGGCGGCCAGGCGATCATCGATCAGGTCAACCAGCAGTTGGACGAGAGCGGCATTGTCGGGGAATGGAAGTAA
- a CDS encoding ABC transporter permease, with the protein MAITTPAEAGTTVIAQTTTPKRSLAARLFRERYGFLLLLPGLLYFIWFRYVPMLGNIIAFEDYSPFQGFMHSDWVGLKHFKRIFEDAEVIRVIWNTLYLSFLQIVFAFPIPIVLALMLNEVKNQRVKRLVQSVVYLPHFLSWVVVAGIVTIFLKTEGIVNKLLDLSFSMDPISFLQEPSWFMPLIVLEVIWKEAGWGTIIFLAALSGVNPTLYEAAIVDGANRWRQIWHITLPAIRGTIVILLILRLGSVLDSGFTQIFLMLNPFTMQVGNVLDTFVYFKGIQQSDFSFGTAVGLFKGVVGLVLILAANKVAKKFGEEGVF; encoded by the coding sequence ATGGCTATTACGACGCCGGCGGAAGCCGGAACGACGGTGATTGCCCAAACAACGACACCGAAAAGATCGCTTGCTGCCCGGCTGTTCCGGGAGCGCTACGGGTTTCTGCTGCTGCTTCCGGGCCTGCTCTATTTCATCTGGTTCCGGTACGTGCCGATGCTCGGCAACATTATCGCGTTCGAGGATTACAGTCCGTTCCAAGGGTTCATGCACAGCGACTGGGTCGGCTTGAAGCATTTCAAGCGCATCTTCGAGGATGCGGAGGTGATCCGGGTCATCTGGAACACGCTTTATCTCTCGTTCCTGCAGATCGTGTTCGCCTTCCCGATCCCGATCGTTCTCGCCCTCATGCTGAACGAAGTGAAAAATCAAAGGGTGAAGCGCCTCGTTCAATCGGTCGTCTATTTGCCGCATTTCCTCTCTTGGGTCGTCGTTGCCGGCATCGTGACGATCTTCCTGAAGACGGAAGGCATCGTCAACAAGCTGCTGGACCTCTCCTTCAGCATGGATCCGATTTCGTTCCTTCAGGAGCCGAGCTGGTTCATGCCGCTCATCGTGCTGGAGGTCATCTGGAAGGAAGCGGGCTGGGGCACGATTATTTTCCTCGCGGCCTTGTCCGGCGTCAATCCGACGCTCTATGAAGCGGCAATTGTGGACGGCGCGAACAGATGGCGACAAATATGGCATATTACGCTTCCCGCCATTCGTGGCACGATCGTCATCCTGCTCATCCTGCGTCTGGGAAGCGTGCTCGATTCCGGGTTTACGCAAATCTTCCTGATGCTGAATCCGTTCACGATGCAGGTCGGGAACGTCCTGGACACCTTCGTCTATTTCAAAGGCATCCAGCAGTCAGACTTCAGCTTCGGTACGGCAGTCGGATTGTTTAAGGGCGTCGTCGGCCTCGTGTTGATTCTCGCCGCGAACAAGGTGGCCAAGAAGTTCGGGGAAGAAGGCGTATTTTGA